In Massilia violaceinigra, one DNA window encodes the following:
- a CDS encoding heparinase II/III domain-containing protein: MMLKKSLYLLTALACASSTALAVVPTNNQEELALIDLQMSSFERSPPAHPRFVRGAQGESIVAAARGGRDPAVKVIADRIARWPTSRISTDGLTALKSDMTMDLWNHEKDKMSLHFEAIAEAAFLFYLDPTKAALLADLRSRIQLFGPAIVARGCSDDIYFSREYMRQFALAYDFAGQNLASGDVVIIKDVMKACAAKLPGLLTTLQNHPDYALGFNALGKMSAALLLVRGDAAFVDLSAEDHRRALKAYINRLPSWGGTDYLSDGGYSNGSSYFLYDTSESVAIWDTFARVLDYPIYEKPYVKNLPNFLLYNVPPNSPAGVFGDGAEVDRRAGGETLYLTYPIVTRYTGSANPGIATLSQWYLKKNNGAGDQGRLSYLFSPPESAASPASPTNILSKNFSSVGVAAFHTSFNDVNRASLYFRSGPMGSSNHAHHDHNSFLLYNKGQVLAMTSGRYESTTESHWGGYYKKTMAHNAITYNDGQGQELVGGSEGTRSEKGEISYFNPNPDANGLSTSPRGVKYDIVKGNALNAYGTANLSRAERTMIFVRPSTIVIFDQLRSANANKKWEYNLHTPVTGKPVGDEYKFETVPGTSMCVKVMSRSPLIRSEKSGTDSFGTDSLGSFPPKTPVTHFWNKFAYANPTLDGLFVSVIRLDCSPTPIANVAFFSGITSVNVGNFDVSLTDAGVLQVK; encoded by the coding sequence ATGATGTTAAAAAAATCGCTATATCTGTTGACCGCCTTGGCCTGTGCGTCATCGACCGCACTTGCTGTCGTGCCGACCAATAACCAGGAAGAACTGGCTTTGATCGACTTGCAGATGTCTAGCTTCGAACGGTCGCCGCCGGCGCATCCACGCTTCGTGCGCGGCGCCCAGGGAGAAAGTATTGTCGCTGCGGCCAGGGGGGGGCGCGATCCCGCCGTCAAGGTGATCGCCGACCGTATTGCACGCTGGCCCACATCACGTATCTCGACGGACGGCTTGACGGCGCTTAAGTCGGATATGACGATGGACCTGTGGAATCACGAGAAAGACAAGATGAGCCTGCATTTCGAGGCGATCGCTGAAGCAGCGTTTCTGTTTTACCTTGATCCAACCAAAGCAGCGCTTTTAGCGGATTTGCGCAGCCGGATTCAGCTTTTTGGGCCGGCAATTGTCGCCCGTGGATGTAGTGATGACATTTACTTTAGCCGTGAATACATGCGCCAGTTTGCGCTAGCCTACGATTTTGCAGGCCAGAACCTTGCATCCGGTGACGTGGTCATCATTAAAGACGTGATGAAGGCATGTGCGGCGAAATTACCTGGGTTGCTCACGACGCTGCAGAACCACCCGGATTACGCACTGGGTTTTAATGCGCTGGGGAAAATGTCGGCCGCGCTTCTGCTGGTGCGGGGCGACGCTGCCTTTGTCGATCTGTCCGCCGAAGACCATCGCAGGGCATTGAAAGCGTATATTAACCGCTTGCCGAGCTGGGGTGGGACAGATTACCTGTCCGATGGCGGCTATTCGAACGGTTCCTCCTACTTCCTGTACGATACCAGCGAGTCCGTCGCCATTTGGGATACGTTTGCGCGCGTGCTGGATTATCCGATCTACGAAAAGCCTTACGTCAAAAATCTGCCGAACTTTCTGCTATATAACGTTCCGCCTAATTCGCCAGCGGGCGTTTTCGGCGACGGAGCTGAAGTGGACCGTCGTGCCGGTGGCGAGACGCTGTATCTTACCTATCCAATCGTGACACGCTACACCGGTTCGGCCAATCCGGGGATCGCCACGCTGAGCCAGTGGTATCTCAAGAAAAACAACGGTGCGGGCGACCAGGGTCGTTTGAGCTATTTGTTTAGTCCACCGGAAAGCGCGGCGAGCCCCGCCTCGCCAACGAACATACTGAGCAAGAATTTTTCCTCGGTCGGCGTGGCGGCTTTTCATACTTCTTTTAATGACGTGAACCGAGCCTCGCTATATTTCCGTAGCGGCCCAATGGGTTCGTCGAATCACGCCCACCACGATCACAACAGCTTCCTCCTCTATAACAAGGGTCAGGTCCTGGCGATGACCAGCGGCAGATACGAATCCACAACGGAATCTCATTGGGGCGGTTACTACAAGAAGACGATGGCGCACAACGCGATTACCTACAATGACGGCCAGGGCCAGGAGCTGGTTGGCGGCTCGGAAGGTACCCGCTCGGAAAAGGGGGAGATTAGCTATTTCAACCCTAACCCTGATGCGAACGGTCTGTCGACTTCCCCGCGCGGCGTCAAGTATGACATCGTGAAGGGCAATGCGCTTAACGCCTACGGGACAGCGAATTTGTCGCGCGCCGAACGGACCATGATTTTTGTGCGTCCGTCGACGATCGTGATTTTCGATCAGCTCCGGAGCGCAAACGCAAACAAGAAATGGGAATACAATTTGCACACGCCGGTTACGGGTAAACCGGTCGGCGACGAGTATAAGTTCGAGACGGTGCCAGGCACGAGCATGTGTGTAAAGGTAATGTCGCGCAGTCCTTTGATTCGTTCGGAAAAAAGTGGCACGGACAGCTTTGGCACGGACAGCCTGGGCAGCTTCCCTCCGAAGACGCCAGTGACCCACTTCTGGAACAAGTTCGCCTACGCGAATCCCACGCTTGACGGTCTGTTCGTCTCCGTTATCCGGCTCGATTGTTCTCCCACGCCGATTGCCAACGTTGCCTTTTTCAGCGGGATCACCAGCGTTAATGTTGGCAATTTCGATGTATCGCTCACCGACGCTGGCGTACTGCAAGTGAAGTAA
- the mads5 gene encoding methylation-associated defense system restriction endonuclease subunit S MAD5 produces MSNPNWKIVRSAWLQEGGRRLDCNPYMSGALEARDTLNRLPLTERLSDVTDRIFHAGREARLWVEDASYGTAFMGSSDIRMSDFSALPLISNRQVRRNPLFTLRSGWTLITRSGTIGRMAYTRPDMDAMACSEHVLRVAPDAQRIPPGYLYAFLSSRYGVPLVVSGTYGAIIQHIEPEHIAELPVPRFEPGFEQEVGEAIDAAAAERVAASMHRRAALALFQAKIEWSQHTGPAAGTPMASSLRGRMDAFHYSPNVEAGRASLAAHCGVRLGDKVERVFEPNRGSRLKVTDPAFGVPFLSSSSVFELNPSAEYLVSRSLTPHLEGLLLSDCDVLIPRSGQLGGIIGRAVLPLPMNVGQAGSEHLVRVRCHSPSDAGYLWAVLASEPGYWALIGTAFGSSIPSLDSSLVSDLTVPWLPELDRQEIGSRAEKAVVAQNKGNELEAAAVAMLEEKIRKES; encoded by the coding sequence ATGAGTAACCCGAATTGGAAAATTGTTCGCTCCGCTTGGCTGCAAGAAGGTGGCCGCCGACTCGATTGCAACCCGTATATGTCGGGAGCGCTGGAGGCGCGGGACACATTGAATCGATTGCCTCTGACGGAAAGACTTTCAGATGTCACAGATCGAATCTTTCATGCAGGACGAGAGGCAAGACTTTGGGTGGAAGATGCCTCGTACGGCACAGCATTTATGGGTAGCTCAGATATTCGGATGTCCGACTTTTCCGCCTTACCGTTAATCTCCAATCGGCAAGTCCGGCGAAATCCATTGTTCACCTTGCGCTCAGGGTGGACGTTGATCACCCGCTCCGGGACCATTGGGCGGATGGCATATACAAGGCCAGACATGGATGCTATGGCGTGCTCTGAGCACGTGCTACGAGTCGCTCCCGATGCGCAACGTATTCCACCAGGCTATCTCTATGCCTTCTTGTCTAGCCGCTATGGTGTGCCTCTAGTGGTTTCGGGGACTTACGGCGCGATCATTCAGCACATTGAGCCCGAGCACATCGCTGAATTGCCGGTGCCGCGGTTCGAGCCAGGCTTCGAGCAAGAAGTGGGGGAAGCCATCGACGCTGCTGCGGCCGAGCGCGTTGCGGCATCTATGCATCGTCGCGCCGCGCTTGCGCTTTTCCAGGCCAAGATTGAATGGAGCCAACACACCGGCCCTGCGGCTGGTACTCCCATGGCATCGTCACTACGCGGGCGAATGGACGCCTTCCACTATTCACCGAATGTTGAGGCAGGTCGAGCCTCGTTAGCCGCCCATTGCGGTGTTCGGCTGGGCGATAAAGTGGAACGAGTCTTTGAACCCAATCGAGGCTCTCGGCTGAAGGTCACCGACCCTGCCTTTGGCGTTCCCTTCCTGTCATCCTCTTCCGTGTTCGAGTTGAATCCCAGCGCAGAGTATTTGGTTTCGCGATCACTGACACCGCATCTAGAAGGACTATTGCTATCGGATTGCGATGTGTTGATTCCGCGTAGTGGTCAGCTTGGCGGGATCATCGGCCGTGCGGTATTGCCCTTGCCAATGAACGTCGGTCAGGCTGGAAGTGAGCACCTGGTTCGCGTTCGGTGTCATTCGCCCTCAGATGCCGGTTACCTTTGGGCTGTTTTGGCATCCGAGCCAGGGTACTGGGCGCTGATCGGTACGGCATTTGGATCATCCATTCCTAGTCTTGATTCGTCATTGGTCAGTGACCTAACCGTTCCATGGCTGCCTGAGCTGGATCGTCAAGAGATCGGATCACGTGCTGAAAAAGCGGTCGTCGCGCAGAACAAAGGCAACGAATTGGAAGCAGCAGCCGTTGCGATGCTAGAAGAAAAAATTCGGAAGGAAAGCTGA
- the mads4 gene encoding methylation-associated defense system protein MAD4, whose amino-acid sequence MITKRPCVILVADSNMAATFRGYFKRDGWYLSLGCAPFEINTDVGADLLVDEGGNDPGVYTKGHELLRPYQNSHHRALVVLDCEWGGSPRKDAIIAHITANLIASGWAEYAVKVIAIDPELENWLWQDKPQVADVLRYKGDKSLRQHLSDSGWWPADAAKPPRPKEAAEWVLKQTRQPRSSAIYQKLAEHISIKGCTDTAFVELHTALQQWFPQEAAA is encoded by the coding sequence ATGATAACCAAACGACCCTGCGTCATTTTGGTGGCCGATAGCAACATGGCAGCTACCTTCCGTGGCTACTTTAAGCGGGATGGTTGGTACCTGAGCCTCGGCTGTGCACCATTTGAAATCAATACCGATGTGGGCGCCGACCTATTAGTGGATGAAGGCGGCAATGACCCTGGCGTGTACACGAAGGGCCACGAGCTACTGCGCCCCTACCAAAACAGCCACCATCGCGCCCTCGTGGTGCTGGATTGCGAATGGGGCGGCTCGCCTCGCAAGGACGCCATCATTGCCCATATCACGGCTAACCTAATCGCCAGCGGCTGGGCTGAGTATGCGGTCAAGGTGATTGCGATCGATCCGGAGTTGGAAAACTGGCTGTGGCAGGACAAGCCGCAGGTTGCAGACGTGCTTCGCTACAAGGGCGACAAGTCGCTGCGGCAACATCTGTCTGATAGTGGATGGTGGCCGGCTGACGCCGCTAAGCCACCGCGACCGAAAGAGGCCGCTGAGTGGGTGCTGAAGCAGACCCGGCAACCTCGTTCTTCCGCAATTTACCAAAAGCTGGCTGAGCACATATCGATTAAAGGGTGTACAGACACGGCCTTTGTCGAGCTGCATACCGCACTTCAGCAATGGTTCCCTCAGGAGGCGGCGGCATGA
- a CDS encoding SRPBCC family protein, with the protein MAHERIAFPMPASCEVVFDVFHYHRWRARWDSLVSHTEVDGGAPCPYVGAVSENVGGGLLRALSMRTEFVSYQRPRLAAARMLGTSFPFSKWAASMKHEPAAGGGSVLIYTYNIEAGPRMLRWLIEPVVHHVFRRQTVKRFERMRAFLATNGSEVEAWQRGYHGAGSPGAQ; encoded by the coding sequence ATGGCGCATGAGCGCATCGCGTTTCCCATGCCGGCCTCGTGCGAGGTCGTGTTCGACGTCTTTCACTACCATCGGTGGCGTGCGCGCTGGGACAGCCTGGTGTCGCACACCGAGGTCGACGGTGGCGCGCCTTGCCCCTATGTCGGCGCGGTCAGCGAGAATGTCGGCGGCGGCCTGCTGCGCGCGCTGTCGATGCGCACCGAGTTCGTCAGTTACCAGCGCCCGCGCCTGGCGGCGGCGCGCATGCTCGGCACGTCATTTCCATTTTCCAAGTGGGCAGCCTCGATGAAACATGAGCCCGCTGCCGGCGGCGGCTCGGTCCTGATCTACACCTACAACATCGAAGCCGGTCCGCGCATGTTGCGCTGGCTGATCGAACCGGTGGTTCACCACGTATTCCGCCGCCAGACAGTCAAGCGCTTCGAGCGCATGCGTGCGTTCCTGGCCACGAACGGCAGCGAGGTGGAAGCGTGGCAGCGCGGCTATCACGGCGCTGGCTCGCCCGGTGCGCAGTAA
- the mads1 gene encoding methylation-associated defense system helix-turn-helix domain-containing protein MAD1 translates to MDDRWLSVDEIADYLGVAKDTIYSWVTTKGMPGHKVGRFWKFKKEDVDAWVREGGAAASSDDFNDKEPRNA, encoded by the coding sequence ATGGACGACCGCTGGCTCTCTGTAGATGAAATTGCCGACTATCTTGGTGTTGCCAAAGACACAATTTATAGCTGGGTGACCACAAAAGGTATGCCTGGGCACAAGGTCGGACGCTTCTGGAAGTTCAAGAAAGAAGACGTGGATGCCTGGGTGCGAGAGGGCGGTGCGGCCGCCAGCAGTGATGACTTTAACGACAAGGAGCCCCGCAATGCCTAA
- the mads3 gene encoding methylation-associated defense system AAA family ATPase MAD3: protein MITRLEATRYRCFERLGVDVGEFRVLVGANGSGKTTLLDLPGLLGDLLDAKYVIDAFVPRRRKSSERKARASSLRELVFAGRGDDFSFAIEAKLPEAVQSRLVEGMFQRLSKAQRQKTQSALDIDKKRWPSHIRYELGLRVSEDRELHVVQEYLFVFPENFKPSRTEPGYQGVRVGERGSKGWRMILQREFGQTAEFTPEVPPPGARTRSTKVGIGNTLLAMPRMLFESEHEFPASRWLHSLLTTETVFLNPDWEEMRFACPPGQPKTITSDGRNAPWLALELMREGAPQDAGADYRSERYADWVAHVQTALPQVMDVEVREREDDHHAYFVVSYKGDFQVPSPGLSDGTLRILTLTLLPYLSKQPAILVTEEPENGIHPRAIEAVLQSLSSMYDSQVWVSSHSPVVLARAKLNQLLCARLANEGGVEMVAGTDHPRLQEWRGGIDLGSLFAAGVLG, encoded by the coding sequence GTGATCACGCGACTGGAAGCCACACGCTATCGCTGCTTTGAACGCCTCGGTGTTGATGTCGGCGAGTTTCGCGTTCTCGTCGGCGCCAATGGCTCTGGCAAGACCACCCTCCTTGATTTGCCCGGTCTACTCGGCGACCTATTGGATGCCAAGTATGTAATCGATGCATTCGTGCCGCGACGTCGCAAGTCGTCGGAGCGAAAAGCTCGCGCAAGTAGCCTAAGAGAACTAGTTTTCGCTGGTCGGGGAGATGACTTTTCCTTCGCCATCGAGGCGAAATTGCCGGAGGCAGTTCAGTCAAGGCTCGTCGAAGGCATGTTTCAACGATTGAGTAAGGCCCAACGGCAAAAGACTCAGTCCGCGCTGGACATCGATAAGAAGCGCTGGCCTTCACATATCAGGTACGAGCTAGGGCTTAGAGTTTCTGAAGATCGCGAACTTCATGTTGTTCAGGAGTACCTTTTCGTCTTCCCCGAGAACTTCAAACCGAGTCGCACGGAGCCCGGATACCAGGGCGTTCGCGTGGGCGAGCGGGGAAGCAAGGGTTGGCGAATGATTCTACAGCGCGAATTTGGCCAAACGGCTGAATTTACGCCAGAAGTGCCGCCGCCAGGCGCGCGAACTCGCTCCACAAAAGTCGGAATTGGCAATACCTTGCTAGCAATGCCTCGAATGCTTTTTGAATCAGAGCATGAGTTTCCCGCGTCACGTTGGTTACACAGTCTGCTCACCACTGAAACAGTGTTTCTTAATCCGGATTGGGAGGAGATGCGGTTCGCCTGCCCGCCAGGGCAGCCGAAAACCATCACATCCGACGGTCGGAATGCGCCGTGGCTCGCGTTGGAGTTGATGCGCGAGGGCGCACCGCAAGATGCGGGTGCCGACTACCGCAGCGAGCGCTATGCCGATTGGGTTGCGCACGTGCAAACCGCGCTCCCGCAGGTAATGGACGTGGAGGTGCGCGAGCGCGAAGACGATCATCATGCCTACTTCGTTGTCAGCTACAAAGGCGATTTCCAAGTGCCATCCCCCGGCTTGTCGGACGGCACCTTGCGCATCCTTACACTGACGCTGTTGCCCTACCTCAGCAAGCAGCCCGCTATTCTGGTGACTGAGGAGCCGGAGAACGGCATCCATCCGCGCGCCATCGAAGCCGTCTTGCAATCGCTCTCATCCATGTACGACAGCCAAGTATGGGTGTCGTCGCATTCACCCGTGGTGCTAGCCCGTGCCAAGCTGAACCAGTTGTTGTGTGCCCGGCTGGCCAATGAAGGCGGTGTCGAGATGGTTGCTGGCACAGATCACCCTCGTTTGCAGGAGTGGCGTGGTGGCATTGATCTTGGGAGTCTATTCGCAGCGGGGGTATTGGGATGA
- the mads2 gene encoding methylation-associated defense system DNA methyltransferase MAD2, translating into MPKQRSAQDNNDMNDLEHETPAPESALDEGKVFDYITGNPVKDSDKEQVRQRIARAIIHEYGIAAEDMEPDFKVKVLGKNRKIDIAIFKPGRMHTVDNLYRAVVVEKEPKIGTKGAYRMRDPEEARKEFDVLETVMAEVNSCDYGLWTNGLEFFFFKKEVTRFDTKFKPIGDWPLGDDTFSVEGHSMGRLRRADPVMLRIAFRRCHNYIHGNEGMPKDAAFWQFLYLIFCKMYDEQQPNDARRFWVGPFEPFEPAGREQIRLRIKPLFDAVKKKYGSLFKGNEEITLSDRALAFIVSELARYDFGRTDVDAKGTAYQEIVGTNLRGDRGQYFTPRGAISLVVKMLAPKEHERVLDSSCGTGGFLVETLNYLNKAFHEEKRIKAGDENTEEFISIRDRLANYAAKNLFGADFDPFLVRAAQMNVMMAGNSLGSLYHMNSLEFPAGHLPGVQAAKETIPLGTIDVLMTNPPFGSDIPVTEKTILEQYELARRWERQGEGFVMTNAIKPAVSPEVLFIERCVKWLKPGGRAGIVLPDGILGNPGDEFIRYWILRHCWVLASIDLPVESFIVEANVNILTSLLFLKRKPSEVIQAEDLGQKKDYPVFMAVAEKVGFDRRGNTLYKRHPDGEEILVDVSHEEKVRIGGGLQVRTLHRKERILDDDLPEIAKAYAAFRAQHPEPNK; encoded by the coding sequence ATGCCTAAGCAGCGCTCCGCACAGGATAACAATGATATGAACGACCTCGAACACGAAACCCCAGCGCCTGAGAGCGCACTCGACGAGGGCAAAGTCTTCGACTACATCACTGGCAATCCAGTGAAGGACAGCGATAAGGAGCAAGTTCGCCAGCGCATCGCGCGCGCCATCATCCATGAGTATGGAATCGCTGCCGAAGATATGGAGCCTGACTTTAAGGTGAAGGTGTTAGGCAAGAACCGCAAGATCGATATCGCCATCTTTAAGCCTGGTCGAATGCACACAGTCGACAACCTCTACCGTGCCGTGGTGGTTGAAAAGGAGCCAAAGATCGGCACCAAGGGTGCCTATCGAATGCGCGATCCGGAAGAGGCGCGCAAAGAGTTTGATGTGCTGGAAACCGTGATGGCCGAAGTCAATAGTTGCGACTACGGCTTGTGGACAAATGGCCTGGAGTTTTTCTTCTTTAAGAAAGAGGTCACCCGCTTTGACACTAAGTTCAAGCCCATCGGCGATTGGCCCTTGGGCGATGACACTTTTAGCGTGGAAGGTCACTCCATGGGTCGCCTGCGTCGCGCCGACCCGGTCATGTTGCGCATTGCATTCCGCCGTTGCCACAACTACATTCACGGCAACGAAGGGATGCCCAAAGATGCTGCTTTCTGGCAGTTTCTGTACCTCATTTTTTGTAAGATGTACGACGAACAGCAACCCAACGACGCACGTCGTTTTTGGGTGGGGCCGTTCGAGCCGTTTGAACCGGCCGGTCGTGAGCAAATCCGCCTGCGCATCAAGCCGCTTTTTGACGCGGTAAAGAAGAAGTACGGCAGTCTGTTTAAGGGCAATGAAGAGATTACATTGTCCGACCGGGCCTTGGCCTTTATTGTGTCCGAACTGGCCCGGTACGATTTTGGCCGCACTGACGTGGACGCCAAAGGCACTGCGTACCAAGAGATCGTTGGCACGAACCTGCGCGGAGATCGCGGCCAGTACTTCACGCCGCGTGGCGCCATAAGTCTTGTGGTCAAAATGCTTGCGCCGAAGGAGCATGAGCGCGTACTTGATTCGTCCTGCGGCACGGGTGGATTCTTGGTTGAGACCCTCAACTACCTGAACAAAGCGTTTCACGAAGAAAAGCGCATTAAGGCGGGCGACGAGAACACGGAAGAGTTCATCTCCATCCGCGACCGGCTCGCTAACTATGCAGCTAAGAACCTGTTTGGCGCTGACTTCGACCCGTTCCTGGTCCGCGCCGCACAGATGAACGTGATGATGGCGGGTAATTCATTGGGTAGTCTCTATCACATGAATTCGCTGGAGTTCCCAGCCGGGCATTTACCCGGCGTCCAAGCTGCGAAAGAGACCATCCCGCTTGGCACCATCGATGTTTTGATGACCAATCCTCCCTTCGGCTCAGACATCCCGGTCACTGAAAAAACCATACTAGAGCAGTACGAACTGGCCCGCCGTTGGGAACGACAAGGTGAGGGTTTTGTGATGACCAACGCTATCAAACCTGCGGTGTCTCCCGAAGTGCTGTTCATCGAACGTTGTGTCAAGTGGCTTAAGCCGGGTGGCCGGGCAGGCATCGTGCTGCCTGATGGCATCTTGGGCAATCCTGGTGATGAATTCATTCGGTATTGGATTCTTCGCCACTGCTGGGTTTTAGCCAGCATCGACCTGCCAGTAGAGTCCTTCATCGTGGAGGCGAATGTCAACATACTGACCAGCTTGCTCTTCCTGAAGCGCAAGCCCTCAGAAGTAATCCAAGCGGAAGATCTGGGCCAGAAGAAGGATTACCCCGTGTTCATGGCGGTGGCTGAAAAGGTAGGCTTTGACCGCCGTGGCAACACCCTTTATAAGCGTCACCCAGACGGTGAAGAAATTCTTGTGGATGTCAGCCATGAAGAGAAAGTGCGCATCGGTGGCGGCCTGCAAGTGCGCACGTTGCACCGCAAAGAACGCATTCTCGACGACGACCTGCCTGAAATCGCCAAGGCCTACGCAGCGTTCCGCGCTCAACATCCGGAGCCCAACAAGTGA